The Nakamurella deserti genome contains a region encoding:
- a CDS encoding sugar-binding transcriptional regulator, with amino-acid sequence MTEEDEILAVKAAELYYESDKTQGEIAALLQITRWKVGRLIAQARESGFVRIEIVHPRARRQPLERALRDRFGLRDAVVVPGLGEGDTDALRGRVALAAAEYLSTIRPAPRSLGVSWGRTMHEVASQAKQGWANGVNVVQLNGGVSLNRRASSAANTAVMLAQKGGGSASMLPSPAILERVETKRAIESDRTVRGVLDMAAAASVLLFSAGLVEKSSVLVETGYISAAYLDELRDKGAVGDVLGRFVDANGFPVDPALEERTVGIGLDVLRAAKWAIAVIAGETKHDICRAVVTNGLCSVLITDELTAEHLIDDSLCR; translated from the coding sequence ATGACCGAAGAAGACGAAATCCTGGCCGTCAAAGCCGCCGAGTTGTACTACGAGAGCGACAAGACGCAGGGCGAGATCGCGGCCCTGCTGCAGATCACCCGCTGGAAGGTGGGCCGGCTCATCGCGCAGGCCCGGGAGAGCGGGTTCGTCCGCATCGAGATCGTGCATCCGCGGGCCCGGCGGCAACCGCTGGAACGGGCGTTGCGCGACCGCTTCGGCCTGCGGGACGCGGTCGTCGTCCCGGGCCTGGGCGAGGGCGACACGGACGCCCTCCGCGGGCGGGTCGCGCTCGCCGCGGCGGAGTACCTGTCGACCATCCGGCCCGCACCGCGCAGCCTCGGCGTCAGCTGGGGCCGCACGATGCACGAGGTCGCCTCGCAGGCCAAGCAGGGCTGGGCCAACGGCGTCAACGTCGTGCAGCTCAACGGCGGCGTCAGCCTCAACCGGCGGGCCAGCTCCGCGGCCAACACCGCCGTGATGCTCGCCCAGAAGGGCGGCGGATCGGCCAGCATGCTGCCGAGCCCGGCGATCCTGGAGCGGGTCGAGACCAAGCGGGCCATCGAGTCCGACCGCACCGTGCGGGGAGTCCTCGACATGGCGGCGGCGGCGTCGGTGCTGCTGTTCAGTGCCGGTCTGGTCGAGAAGTCCTCGGTGCTGGTGGAGACCGGCTACATCTCCGCGGCCTACCTCGACGAGCTGCGGGACAAGGGCGCGGTCGGCGACGTCCTCGGCCGGTTCGTCGACGCCAACGGCTTCCCCGTCGACCCCGCGCTCGAGGAGCGCACGGTCGGCATCGGGCTGGACGTCCTGCGGGCCGCGAAGTGGGCGATCGCGGTCATCGCCGGCGAGACCAAACACGACATCTGCCGGGCGGTGGTGACCAACGGACTGTGCTCGGTCCTGATCACCGACGAACTCACCGCCGAGCACCTCATCGACGACAGCCTGTGCCGGTGA
- a CDS encoding galactitol-1-phosphate 5-dehydrogenase, whose translation MTAALMYEPGDVRVEQVDIPAIGPGDLLVKVAACGVCGSDIPRMNFSGAYRYPLICGHEFSGHVVDAGGSVSGFSQGDLVSVPPLLPCRRCASCTAGNFSLCENYDYFGSRRDGAYAQYVDVPADNALLMPRGLDPRAAAMIDPSAIALHAVLKTNLTEGKRVGVLGAGPIGLFAVQWAKIFGAGEVLALDVNEQKAQMARDAGADLTATSAEEALDQAGRGFDVIIETAGVPPTIALAPNLAARHGAAAFIGIPHSPVELDKATFSAFLRREISLHGSWNSFSAPFPGSEWTDSAARLADGSLRWEFMITHELGLEAVPLTMKQLADRSIFSSKVLFLPNAN comes from the coding sequence ATGACCGCGGCTCTGATGTACGAGCCGGGAGACGTGCGGGTGGAGCAGGTCGACATCCCGGCCATCGGCCCCGGCGACCTGCTGGTCAAGGTGGCCGCCTGCGGCGTCTGCGGCTCCGACATCCCCCGGATGAACTTCTCCGGCGCCTACCGCTACCCCCTCATCTGCGGCCACGAGTTCTCCGGGCACGTCGTCGACGCCGGCGGGTCGGTCTCCGGGTTCTCCCAGGGCGACCTGGTGTCGGTGCCGCCGCTGCTGCCCTGCCGCCGATGCGCGAGCTGCACCGCCGGCAACTTCAGTCTCTGCGAGAACTACGACTACTTCGGCAGCCGCCGCGACGGCGCGTACGCCCAGTACGTCGACGTCCCGGCCGACAACGCCCTGCTGATGCCCCGTGGCCTCGACCCGCGGGCCGCGGCGATGATCGACCCGTCGGCCATCGCGCTGCACGCCGTGCTCAAGACGAACCTGACGGAGGGCAAGCGGGTCGGGGTGCTGGGTGCCGGGCCCATCGGCCTGTTCGCGGTGCAGTGGGCCAAGATCTTCGGCGCCGGGGAGGTGCTGGCGCTGGACGTCAACGAGCAGAAGGCCCAGATGGCGCGCGACGCCGGGGCCGACCTGACCGCCACCTCGGCGGAGGAGGCGCTGGACCAGGCCGGTCGCGGGTTCGACGTGATCATCGAGACCGCCGGCGTGCCGCCGACGATCGCCCTGGCGCCGAACCTCGCCGCGCGGCACGGTGCGGCCGCCTTCATCGGCATCCCGCACAGCCCGGTGGAACTGGACAAGGCGACCTTCAGCGCATTCCTGCGGCGCGAGATCTCACTGCACGGCAGCTGGAACTCGTTCTCGGCCCCGTTCCCGGGATCGGAATGGACCGACTCGGCCGCCCGCCTCGCCGACGGATCCCTGCGGTGGGAATTCATGATCACGCATGAACTGGGTCTGGAGGCCGTTCCGCTGACCATGAAGCAGCTCGCCGACCGGTCGATCTTCAGCTCGAAGGTCCTGTTCCTGCCGAACGCCAACTGA